ACCCATACCACGTTTAGGTGGTTTGGCTATATATATTTCCTTTATAATAACGATCTTTTTAAAGGAAGGTATGGTTAAAAACTCAGAATTGGGAATAATTATAGGTGCTACAATAATCGTAATTGGTGGAATATTAGATGATATTAAGGAGTTAAAACCCAAAACCAAACTGATATTTCAAATTGCAGCTGCAATTATTTTAATTATAAATGGAGTTAAAATTGATATTCTTACTAACCCTTTTGGAGGGGTAGACGGCATGGTAGATATAAGTTGGTTTGGGATTCCTTTGACTCTTCTTTGGGTGGTTGGAATTACTAATGCAATAAATTTGATAGATGGGCTGGATGGATTAGCAGCGGGAGTAGCACTTATTTCTACAATAACTATATTTGTGGTAGCTGTATTGAATTCAAGAATTGAAGCCGCATTACTTACAGCTATTCTAAGCGGTGCTATACTTGGATTTTTACCCTATAACTTTAATCCTGCTTCTATTTTTATGGGAGATACAGGTGCACAATTATTAGGCTTTTTATTAGCTTCCATATCAATTGAAGGTGCAATTAAGTCGGCAGCAGCTTTTGCTATATCCGTGCCTATCCTAGCAATTGGGTTACCAATTTATGATACTCTGTTTGCAATGATTAGAAGAAAGGTGAACGGTAAACCAATATCTCAGGGAGATAGAGGGCATCTTCATCATAGACTGCTGGACCTAGGACTTACTCAAAGACAGGCAGTTATAGTAATGTATTTTATTAGTGCCATACTTGGCGGAATTGCTATAATCGCCATGCAGATAAGCACAGTAAATTCTTATTTTTTAATGTCATCAGTAATAATTATAATAGTGTTTATCGCTTGGAAAGCAGGCTTCTTTAAACATAAGTAATAACATATTAGGAGATGGATAGTAATGCAAAAGATAAAGGTTATAACCATATTTGGTACTAGGCCTGAGGCTGTAAAAATGGCTCCTCTAGTAAAGGAATTAGAAAAGAGAGAGGAAATTAACTCTTTGGTGTGTGTAACTGCTCAGCATAGGCAGATGCTAGATCAGGTTCTAGAACTTTTTAATATTAAACCTGATTTTGATTTGAATATTATGCAGACAAAGCAAAGCTTAACTGGAATTACAACCAGGGTTTTAGAAGGCTTAGAAGAAATCTTTGAGATAGAGAAGCCAGATATAATACTTGTTCATGGCGATACAACTACAACCTTCGCAGGTTCTCTTGCTGCTTTTTACAAGCAAATAAAAGTAGGGCATGTAGAAGCTGGGCTTAGAACCTTTGATAAATACTTTCCATTCCCTGAGGAGATGAATAGAAAACTTACAGGGGCAGTGGCTGATCTTCATTTTTCTCCAACTGAAAGTTCAAAGAGCAATCTTTTGAGAGAAGGCATAAAAGAAGATGATATTTTCGTTACAGGAAATACGGTTATAGATGCAATGGATTTTACTGTTGAAAGTAATTATGTATTCAACAATAAAATTTTGAATAATATTGATTACAAAAATAAGAAGATTATACTAGTAACTGCTCATAGAAGAGAAAACTGGGGAGAAGGAATTGAAAATATTTGTAAGGCTTTAAAGACAATTGTTACAGAAAATGAAGATGTCGAAGTAGTTTATCTAGTTCATTTAAATCCTGTGGTTAAGGATGTAGTATATAGTTACTTA
The genomic region above belongs to Clostridium swellfunianum and contains:
- the wecB gene encoding non-hydrolyzing UDP-N-acetylglucosamine 2-epimerase, with the translated sequence MQKIKVITIFGTRPEAVKMAPLVKELEKREEINSLVCVTAQHRQMLDQVLELFNIKPDFDLNIMQTKQSLTGITTRVLEGLEEIFEIEKPDIILVHGDTTTTFAGSLAAFYKQIKVGHVEAGLRTFDKYFPFPEEMNRKLTGAVADLHFSPTESSKSNLLREGIKEDDIFVTGNTVIDAMDFTVESNYVFNNKILNNIDYKNKKIILVTAHRRENWGEGIENICKALKTIVTENEDVEVVYLVHLNPVVKDVVYSYLDGVQRVHLLPPLDTKETHNLMNKCFMVMTDSGGLQEEAPHLGKPVLVLRDVTERPEAVHSGTVKLVGTNMFEIIQNANRLIKNLSEYESMSKAVNPYGDGKASERIVDAILYSFGYNNGRVQEFKPSKE
- a CDS encoding glycosyltransferase family 4 protein, with the protein product MNNYMLVLISMILSAAATPLVKKLAVKIKAIDVPRDERRIHKKPIPRLGGLAIYISFIITIFLKEGMVKNSELGIIIGATIIVIGGILDDIKELKPKTKLIFQIAAAIILIINGVKIDILTNPFGGVDGMVDISWFGIPLTLLWVVGITNAINLIDGLDGLAAGVALISTITIFVVAVLNSRIEAALLTAILSGAILGFLPYNFNPASIFMGDTGAQLLGFLLASISIEGAIKSAAAFAISVPILAIGLPIYDTLFAMIRRKVNGKPISQGDRGHLHHRLLDLGLTQRQAVIVMYFISAILGGIAIIAMQISTVNSYFLMSSVIIIIVFIAWKAGFFKHK